One region of Chromatiales bacterium genomic DNA includes:
- a CDS encoding TerC family protein, which produces MFDWVLMPEAWAAFATLVALEIVLGIDNIIFISILVGRLPPARRDSARRLGLTLAMATRLALLFSLVWVMGLIEPLFSAFGHAISGRDLILIGGGLFLIAKSTHEIHASFEVEPQADAPGAQAAYLSVVVQIAVLDIVFSLDSVITAVGLVEQTSIMVLAIVASVAVMLVAAKPIGAFVDANPTIKMLALAFLILIGMTLIAEGFEVHVPKGYIYFAMAFSVAVELLNMRLRRRASVATIQLGKKLPELGG; this is translated from the coding sequence ATGTTCGACTGGGTGTTGATGCCGGAGGCGTGGGCCGCGTTTGCCACGCTGGTTGCGCTCGAGATCGTACTCGGAATCGACAACATCATTTTTATATCCATCCTGGTCGGGCGTCTGCCGCCGGCGCGCCGCGACTCGGCGCGACGACTCGGGCTGACGCTCGCCATGGCGACGCGACTGGCGCTCTTGTTCAGTCTAGTTTGGGTCATGGGGCTGATCGAACCCTTGTTCAGCGCCTTCGGACACGCGATCTCCGGGCGCGACCTGATTCTGATCGGTGGCGGGCTGTTCCTGATCGCCAAGTCCACACACGAGATACACGCCAGCTTCGAGGTCGAACCCCAGGCTGACGCGCCGGGTGCGCAGGCCGCCTATCTGTCGGTGGTGGTGCAGATCGCGGTGCTCGATATCGTCTTTTCGCTGGATTCCGTGATCACGGCCGTCGGGCTGGTCGAACAGACTTCGATCATGGTGCTGGCCATCGTGGCATCGGTGGCGGTCATGCTCGTTGCGGCCAAGCCCATCGGTGCGTTTGTCGATGCCAATCCCACCATCAAGATGCTGGCGCTGGCCTTTCTGATCCTGATCGGCATGACGCTGATCGCCGAGGGCTTCGAGGTCCATGTGCCGAAGGGCTACATCTACTTCGCCATGGCGTTCTCGGTGGCCGTCGAGCTGTTGAACATGCGCCTGCGCCGGCGTGCATCGGTGGCGACGATTCAGCTCGGCAAGAAGCTGCCGGAGCTCGGCGGATAG
- a CDS encoding CapA family protein, producing MFARTALIAIALALTPLGCSDERPQHASAHTPHAVRLFLAGDVMTGRAIDQILPVQSDPVLHEPNVHDARVYLALAVNKGAQIALAVDCAAIWGDALSILDEFAPQLRFINLETSITTSDAFWPRKPIHYRMHPDNARCLNTAGIDLVTLANNHVLDFDRSGLDETLDSLDSVGVRHVGAGRHRSDAAAPAIFDLDGPARLAVFAYGMRSAGIPPDWVATDEQSGLNWLADLSDASFERVRDQLRKVTRNSDIVVVSLHWGGNWGYQIRSAHQTFAHRLIDEAGVDIVHGHSSHHPLGIEVYGNRLILYGSGDLLNDYEGIGHGPRFRPELSLMYFPDVEADTGKLLALRMVPTRIANFRVNRADAADAQWLADMLNREGASVGTRVAIQPDGTLALGWNGR from the coding sequence CACGCGGTGCGGCTGTTCCTCGCCGGCGATGTGATGACCGGGCGCGCCATCGATCAGATACTGCCCGTGCAGAGCGATCCGGTCCTGCACGAACCAAACGTGCATGACGCACGCGTATACCTTGCGCTGGCGGTGAACAAGGGCGCACAGATCGCGCTGGCGGTCGACTGCGCGGCGATCTGGGGCGATGCGCTGTCGATACTCGACGAGTTCGCGCCGCAACTGCGCTTCATCAACCTGGAAACCAGCATCACGACCAGTGACGCATTCTGGCCGCGCAAGCCGATTCACTATCGAATGCATCCGGATAATGCGCGCTGCCTGAACACCGCCGGCATTGATCTGGTCACCCTCGCGAACAACCATGTGCTGGATTTTGATCGCAGCGGGCTGGACGAAACGCTCGACAGCCTCGACAGCGTGGGCGTGCGCCACGTCGGCGCCGGAAGGCATCGCAGCGACGCCGCCGCGCCCGCCATATTCGACCTCGACGGGCCTGCGCGACTGGCGGTGTTCGCATACGGAATGAGGTCTGCCGGCATTCCGCCGGACTGGGTCGCGACCGATGAACAATCGGGCCTGAACTGGCTTGCGGATCTATCGGATGCGAGCTTTGAACGCGTTCGTGACCAGCTGCGCAAAGTCACCCGGAACAGTGACATCGTGGTGGTTTCGCTGCACTGGGGCGGCAACTGGGGCTATCAGATTCGCTCAGCGCACCAAACATTCGCGCACCGGCTGATTGATGAGGCCGGCGTTGACATCGTGCATGGGCACTCGTCCCATCACCCGCTGGGCATCGAGGTTTACGGCAACCGGCTGATCCTGTACGGCAGCGGCGATCTGCTGAACGACTACGAGGGCATCGGGCACGGACCACGGTTTCGCCCGGAACTGTCGCTGATGTACTTCCCGGACGTGGAAGCCGACACCGGCAAGCTGCTGGCGTTACGGATGGTGCCGACGCGCATCGCGAACTTTCGCGTCAATCGCGCGGACGCAGCCGATGCGCAATGGCTCGCGGACATGCTAAACCGCGAAGGCGCATCGGTCGGTACACGCGTCGCCATTCAGCCGGACGGGACTCTCGCCCTTGGCTGGAACGGTCGATAG